One Paenisporosarcina sp. FSL H8-0542 genomic region harbors:
- a CDS encoding CotH kinase family protein, which translates to MDNVVEIPVYQLFINPIDLRELRKEIWTDDPVSAKLTINKKKHDIDIAYRGSHIREFQKKSYHISFYKPNTYRNAKEIHINAEYKDPSLMRNKLSLDFFNDIGCLSPKSRFVNIKLNGKNEGLYLELESVDEYFLANRQLPKGPIFYAIDGDANFSLMSDLDKDVKKSLKFGYEKKCGTEQDEFHLQEFIININTISRDDFEKEIVKYLNVDQYLRWLAGVVFTQNFDGFVHNYALYQNSETRLFEVLPWDYDATWGRDVNGEVMEEDYLRIEGFNTLTARILDVKTFRGQYKNLLEVIINNQFNVDYLKPKIQGLHELIRPYFLEDPYKKDDILLFDKEPEYILNFIEARANYIKGKLDTLD; encoded by the coding sequence GTGGATAATGTCGTGGAAATACCTGTATATCAGCTTTTTATTAATCCTATCGATTTAAGGGAACTTCGAAAAGAAATTTGGACGGATGATCCGGTTTCCGCGAAGCTAACGATAAACAAAAAGAAACATGATATCGATATTGCGTATCGTGGCTCGCATATCCGGGAGTTTCAAAAGAAGTCATATCACATTTCGTTTTATAAACCAAATACGTATAGAAATGCCAAAGAAATTCATATCAACGCAGAATATAAAGATCCGTCTCTAATGAGAAATAAATTATCGCTCGATTTTTTCAATGATATAGGATGCCTATCTCCAAAGTCTCGATTTGTAAATATAAAATTGAATGGGAAAAATGAGGGGCTATATTTGGAATTAGAATCAGTGGATGAATATTTCCTTGCGAATCGACAACTACCGAAAGGACCTATATTCTATGCGATTGACGGAGATGCTAACTTTTCGTTAATGAGTGATCTTGATAAAGATGTAAAAAAATCACTTAAATTTGGCTATGAAAAAAAATGTGGTACAGAACAAGATGAATTTCATTTACAAGAATTTATTATTAATATTAATACCATTTCAAGAGATGATTTTGAAAAAGAAATTGTGAAATACCTAAATGTTGATCAGTATCTTCGATGGTTGGCTGGCGTTGTTTTCACCCAAAATTTTGATGGTTTTGTTCATAACTACGCACTATACCAAAATAGTGAAACGAGACTATTCGAAGTCCTCCCGTGGGATTACGATGCAACATGGGGAAGAGATGTAAACGGGGAAGTAATGGAGGAGGATTATTTACGAATCGAAGGATTTAATACGCTAACTGCAAGAATTCTCGATGTAAAAACATTCCGCGGTCAATACAAAAACTTGCTAGAAGTCATTATAAACAACCAATTTAATGTAGACTATTTGAAACCGAAAATACAAGGTCTGCATGAATTGATAAGACCATATTTTCTTGAAGATCCCTATAAGAAAGATGATATCCTTTTATTTGATAAAGAACCGGAGTATATATTGAATTTTATTGAAGCACGGGCGAATTATATAAAAGGGAAATTAGATACATTAGATTAA
- a CDS encoding SRPBCC domain-containing protein — protein MPSCEFEPNGVWHYCMRCIDEGQGDFFGHESWGKAVFQEINAPKKIVYMDMFADEEGNTVDSLPEMQITMEFVEHEGKTKLISRSQFASIEALQQVMEMGVVEGVASQYECLEDLLNEIR, from the coding sequence ATCCCCAGCTGTGAGTTTGAGCCTAACGGTGTATGGCATTATTGCATGAGGTGCATCGATGAGGGCCAAGGTGACTTTTTTGGCCACGAATCATGGGGGAAAGCTGTATTCCAAGAGATTAATGCACCTAAAAAAATCGTCTATATGGACATGTTTGCAGACGAAGAAGGTAATACTGTAGATAGTTTGCCAGAGATGCAGATAACAATGGAATTCGTTGAACACGAAGGAAAGACGAAACTTATATCACGTTCTCAATTTGCTTCCATCGAAGCACTTCAGCAAGTAATGGAAATGGGAGTTGTTGAAGGAGTAGCCTCTCAATACGAGTGCCTCGAGGACCTCCTGAACGAGATTCGGTAA
- the fliW gene encoding flagellar assembly protein FliW has translation MKIQTTRFGEIEVEDSSVITFNKGIPGFEEYMKYVLLPADENEESPFFFLQSIDEEEVNFFLVDPFSFFKEYNINLEEQMVDRLELKDPTDAIVLTTVTATGEIKDATTNLKAPLVINNNRHLGMQIVLDNKDYLIKQPLFQSAESRQV, from the coding sequence ATGAAGATTCAAACTACACGTTTTGGAGAAATAGAGGTAGAAGATAGCAGTGTCATCACGTTCAATAAAGGAATTCCAGGATTTGAGGAATATATGAAGTATGTATTATTGCCAGCAGATGAAAATGAAGAATCCCCATTCTTTTTCCTGCAATCAATAGATGAAGAAGAAGTAAACTTCTTTTTGGTAGATCCTTTCTCTTTTTTCAAGGAATATAACATCAACTTGGAAGAACAAATGGTAGATAGGCTTGAGTTGAAAGATCCCACAGATGCAATCGTCTTAACAACCGTTACGGCGACGGGCGAAATAAAAGATGCAACGACTAACCTAAAAGCCCCGCTTGTCATCAATAATAATAGACATCTGGGAATGCAAATTGTATTGGATAATAAAGACTATCTAATCAAGCAGCCTTTATTTCAAAGTGCTGAATCAAGGCAGGTGTAG
- the csrA gene encoding carbon storage regulator CsrA codes for MLVLGRKKGESIIIDDDIEIFVTAIEGEMVKLGIRAPKRITIHRKEVYLEIQEENRRATSNVINLSDFLNMKK; via the coding sequence ATGTTAGTGCTTGGAAGAAAAAAAGGCGAATCCATTATTATTGATGACGACATTGAAATCTTCGTTACTGCTATTGAAGGAGAAATGGTTAAACTCGGTATTAGAGCACCAAAGCGTATCACCATCCACCGAAAGGAAGTCTATCTAGAGATTCAGGAAGAGAATCGAAGAGCGACTTCTAACGTCATTAACTTGAGCGATTTTTTGAATATGAAGAAGTAA
- a CDS encoding flagellin — MRINHNIAALNTHRQLGSASNAQMKNMEKLSSGLRINRAGDDAAGLSVSEKMRSQIRGLDMAARNSQDGISYLQTAEGALNEVSSMATRLKELAVQKANGTYNTTDTANIDLEMTSLTDEINNIIDTTKFNGKTVFNTAIDITVTEDASAKLTIAAATLTATAALTSTSTVANIDAAIDEINLQRATYGSQQNRLEHTINNLNTTQENLTAAESRIRDVDMAKEMMEQTKNSILSQASQAMLAQANQQPQGVLQLLR, encoded by the coding sequence ATGAGAATTAATCACAACATCGCAGCACTTAACACACACCGTCAATTGGGCAGCGCAAGCAACGCACAAATGAAAAACATGGAGAAACTATCTTCAGGTTTACGTATTAACCGCGCAGGTGATGATGCAGCTGGACTTTCAGTTTCAGAGAAAATGCGTTCACAAATTCGTGGTCTAGATATGGCTGCACGAAACTCTCAAGATGGTATCTCATATCTTCAAACTGCAGAGGGAGCTCTAAATGAAGTTTCTTCTATGGCTACTCGTTTGAAAGAACTTGCTGTTCAAAAAGCGAACGGAACTTATAACACAACGGATACAGCTAATATCGATTTAGAAATGACTTCTTTAACTGATGAAATCAATAACATTATCGACACAACAAAATTTAATGGTAAGACAGTTTTCAATACAGCAATTGATATTACAGTAACTGAAGACGCTTCAGCCAAATTAACTATTGCTGCTGCTACTTTAACAGCAACAGCTGCGTTAACTTCAACTAGTACAGTTGCAAATATTGATGCTGCAATCGATGAAATTAACTTACAACGTGCAACTTACGGTTCACAACAAAACCGTTTAGAGCATACAATCAATAACTTGAATACTACTCAAGAGAACTTAACTGCTGCAGAATCTCGTATCCGTGACGTTGACATGGCGAAAGAAATGATGGAGCAAACTAAAAACTCAATCCTTTCTCAAGCATCACAAGCTATGTTAGCTCAAGCTAACCAACAGCCTCAAGGCGTTCTACAACTTCTTCGTTAA
- a CDS encoding glucosaminidase domain-containing protein, translating into MTSPISSNWFYYMTMASMAQAMPSINQSGSATNLLGNVGNENSLFLMVLNAAMQGSESNNTTTLPFAQNQLIPQINSPFTLPVNVQAVDKIDVPTSPNDTSDFHFKPVQFLKLDSSLEGKLSGSASHFINAGKKYDIDPSLLSAIAIHETGNGSSRAVKEKNNVAGMMGKNGLRSYASIEDSIFDMARNLRKNYLNQGKSTIAEIGAKYAPIGVANDPTGLNNHWTTGVSRHFDNLS; encoded by the coding sequence ATGACCAGCCCGATCTCTTCCAATTGGTTTTATTACATGACAATGGCTTCTATGGCACAAGCAATGCCTTCGATAAATCAATCAGGCAGTGCAACCAATTTACTCGGTAATGTAGGAAATGAAAATTCTCTATTCCTTATGGTATTGAATGCAGCGATGCAAGGGAGCGAATCGAACAATACAACCACTCTGCCTTTTGCTCAAAATCAGTTGATTCCACAAATAAACAGTCCATTTACTCTTCCAGTAAATGTGCAGGCAGTAGATAAAATAGATGTCCCTACAAGTCCAAATGATACAAGTGACTTCCATTTCAAACCCGTGCAATTCTTGAAACTTGATAGTAGTTTGGAAGGGAAATTGAGCGGATCAGCCTCGCACTTTATCAATGCAGGGAAAAAGTATGATATAGATCCGAGTCTTCTTTCTGCGATTGCCATCCATGAAACGGGGAATGGTTCATCAAGAGCAGTCAAAGAGAAGAATAATGTCGCTGGCATGATGGGTAAGAATGGCTTGAGAAGCTACGCATCTATAGAAGATAGCATTTTCGATATGGCTCGTAATTTACGTAAAAATTATTTGAACCAAGGAAAATCCACGATTGCCGAGATTGGAGCGAAATATGCCCCAATTGGTGTTGCAAATGATCCAACTGGTCTAAACAATCATTGGACAACAGGGGTCAGCCGTCATTTTGATAATCTATCATAG
- the flaG gene encoding flagellar protein FlaG translates to MEVKPAPAIPFPKKVDLAMEYPVKGPVQLEEPTTELKEKVTKEMLIDKVEGMNEFLEPTPTEIKFKLHEKLDIYYVQVIDTNSDTVLKEIPQKKFLDMYASMAELMGLIVDDKF, encoded by the coding sequence ATGGAAGTTAAACCAGCACCTGCAATACCGTTTCCAAAGAAAGTCGATCTTGCAATGGAGTATCCTGTCAAAGGTCCAGTTCAATTAGAAGAACCGACCACTGAACTAAAAGAGAAAGTAACTAAAGAAATGCTGATAGATAAAGTCGAGGGGATGAATGAGTTCCTGGAACCGACTCCTACTGAAATAAAATTCAAACTGCATGAAAAACTGGATATCTATTATGTACAAGTAATCGATACAAACTCGGATACAGTCCTGAAGGAAATTCCACAAAAGAAATTTCTTGATATGTATGCTTCTATGGCGGAGTTAATGGGTTTGATTGTGGATGACAAATTTTAA
- the fliD gene encoding flagellar filament capping protein FliD — translation MRIGGIASGMDTDSLVKELMNAQKIPLNKLMQEKVWTEWQRDANREFNLTLSKLRSTASELRFQGSFNAFSATSSNPSSLTASTTANALNGTYQVEVVNVASPAKIHSAGMIEKVAGVAAKSTDVMSATGLITIKDNTGTVLGSVDVTSGMTYAEVAKKLQESTAGKTTELRASFDDTTSSFFMSTKGMGSDQNFTLEFSDDLLAKQVINDGTNTVFTTGTAVGGGFMSSATNGEVKFDGITVNNLTSNKTTINGLTINLLQKGTSTITVQSDTAKPLEMIKNLVEKYNETISEIEKKLVEKRYPDFKPLSDEQRKGMSEKEVELWEEKAKSGLLRNDPILKNALQELRSAFMNPITEIANGNINMLTQIGINTGKYTEGGKLFIDEDKLKEALSNKPDEVMELFTNSANGIGHRVYQELNDVVKRLSERAGSTTSAVDNSTMSKKITQMNQEISKWNDRLKIVENRYWKQFTAMEKALSQMNSQSSWMQQNMFGGM, via the coding sequence TTGCGTATTGGCGGAATAGCATCAGGAATGGATACGGATTCATTAGTCAAGGAACTTATGAATGCACAAAAAATACCATTAAATAAATTGATGCAGGAGAAAGTATGGACAGAATGGCAACGGGACGCCAATCGAGAGTTTAACTTGACTCTATCGAAGTTAAGGTCAACTGCAAGTGAACTGCGTTTTCAAGGTTCATTTAATGCCTTTAGTGCAACATCATCAAATCCGAGCAGTTTAACGGCATCAACAACAGCCAACGCATTGAATGGTACTTATCAGGTAGAAGTAGTGAATGTTGCGAGTCCTGCAAAAATCCATTCTGCCGGCATGATTGAAAAAGTCGCTGGAGTTGCTGCTAAATCAACTGATGTAATGTCTGCTACAGGATTGATCACAATTAAAGATAATACGGGCACGGTTTTGGGAAGCGTTGATGTTACTAGTGGCATGACTTATGCCGAGGTCGCGAAAAAACTTCAGGAATCAACAGCAGGAAAGACAACCGAGTTACGAGCGAGCTTTGATGACACTACATCGAGCTTCTTCATGTCGACCAAAGGCATGGGTTCTGATCAAAACTTCACGTTGGAATTCAGTGATGACCTGTTAGCCAAACAAGTAATAAACGATGGCACCAATACTGTCTTCACCACTGGCACTGCTGTAGGGGGTGGCTTCATGTCATCCGCAACAAATGGAGAAGTGAAATTCGACGGAATTACTGTCAATAACTTGACGTCAAACAAAACAACGATCAATGGCCTCACCATAAATCTATTACAAAAAGGTACATCCACTATTACGGTTCAATCAGATACAGCCAAACCATTAGAAATGATAAAAAATCTAGTGGAGAAATACAATGAAACAATTTCTGAAATCGAGAAAAAGCTGGTAGAGAAACGTTATCCCGACTTCAAACCACTTTCCGATGAACAACGAAAAGGCATGAGTGAAAAAGAAGTGGAACTATGGGAAGAGAAAGCAAAAAGTGGTTTGCTACGAAATGACCCTATTCTAAAAAATGCTTTGCAAGAGCTTAGAAGTGCCTTCATGAACCCAATAACAGAAATTGCTAATGGAAATATTAATATGCTTACTCAAATTGGCATTAATACCGGCAAGTACACGGAAGGAGGAAAACTTTTCATTGATGAAGATAAGCTAAAAGAGGCATTGTCAAATAAACCTGATGAAGTCATGGAGTTATTTACTAACAGTGCAAACGGCATTGGTCACCGAGTTTATCAGGAACTGAACGATGTTGTAAAACGTTTGAGTGAACGTGCAGGCAGTACAACGAGTGCTGTCGACAACAGTACCATGTCAAAAAAAATCACCCAAATGAACCAAGAAATTAGTAAATGGAATGACCGGTTAAAGATTGTTGAAAACCGCTATTGGAAGCAGTTCACTGCCATGGAAAAAGCATTGAGCCAGATGAACTCACAAAGTTCTTGGATGCAACAGAATATGTTCGGTGGCATGTAA
- a CDS encoding flagellar protein FliT: MIGYQNVLAEFLQLTEEIHNQSKKLYSNMKDNETGQVETLLSLFDKRQQLISQLDTYMQLTDFHWTEEDKKVIQQMKETEQLIQTLMKGLHQSFKSQMNQITQTKQGSKKFVDAYQNVSTEGSFIDKRK; this comes from the coding sequence ATGATCGGGTACCAAAACGTACTAGCTGAGTTTCTTCAATTGACAGAAGAAATCCATAATCAGTCTAAAAAGCTTTATTCAAACATGAAAGATAATGAAACTGGGCAAGTGGAAACCTTGCTATCCCTTTTCGATAAAAGACAACAGCTGATTTCTCAGCTGGATACATACATGCAACTGACTGACTTTCACTGGACAGAAGAAGATAAGAAAGTAATTCAGCAAATGAAGGAAACCGAACAATTAATCCAGACGCTTATGAAGGGTTTACATCAGTCGTTCAAGTCGCAAATGAATCAAATCACTCAAACGAAACAAGGGTCCAAGAAGTTTGTGGATGCGTATCAAAATGTATCGACCGAGGGATCTTTTATCGATAAACGGAAGTAA
- the fliS gene encoding flagellar export chaperone FliS: protein MSVINPYQTYQQNSVMTASPQELTLMLYNGCLKFIRLSKKAMTEKNYEVKNTNIIKAQNIIQELRITLNQEIEISNNMTQLYEYMYTRLVDANIKNNLEILEEVEGYVVELRDTWKQVIELAKKN from the coding sequence ATGTCAGTTATCAACCCTTACCAAACTTACCAACAAAATTCAGTGATGACCGCATCTCCGCAGGAGCTTACACTGATGTTATATAACGGTTGCTTAAAGTTCATCAGGCTGTCCAAAAAAGCGATGACCGAAAAGAATTACGAGGTAAAAAATACAAATATCATTAAGGCACAAAACATAATTCAAGAGCTGCGAATCACCTTGAACCAAGAAATCGAAATTTCCAACAATATGACACAACTTTACGAATATATGTACACTAGACTTGTTGACGCCAATATAAAAAATAACCTGGAAATACTGGAAGAAGTTGAAGGGTATGTTGTAGAGTTGCGTGATACATGGAAGCAAGTCATTGAGCTTGCGAAAAAGAACTAA
- the motA gene encoding flagellar motor stator protein MotA, whose protein sequence is MDKTSWLGIILGMFVLVGGMILKGSDPIALYNPAALVIIFGGTVACILIAFPFEEVKKIPVLFKVIFSESKMVSLKELIPVFTGWAMVARREGLLALEERSEEVEDPFLQRGLKMVVDGQSQEHIRELMEEEIAAMEDRHELGAKIFTQAGTYAPTLGVLGAVMGLVSALGHLDDISLLGKSISAAFIATLFGIFTGYVMWHPFANKLKRKSEQEARMKSIMLEGLLAVQEGLPVRIVEEKLLTYLPAKDRVLVQEEKTREGVRVEA, encoded by the coding sequence GTGGATAAGACATCATGGTTAGGCATAATACTTGGAATGTTCGTACTGGTCGGTGGGATGATTTTGAAAGGCTCCGATCCAATCGCTTTATATAATCCTGCGGCACTCGTCATTATTTTTGGCGGAACAGTTGCCTGCATACTTATTGCGTTTCCATTTGAAGAAGTGAAGAAAATCCCTGTTCTATTTAAGGTGATTTTTTCTGAGTCGAAGATGGTTTCTCTTAAAGAATTGATTCCAGTGTTCACGGGGTGGGCGATGGTCGCAAGAAGAGAGGGATTACTGGCATTGGAAGAGCGTTCGGAAGAAGTGGAAGACCCATTTTTACAACGTGGTTTGAAAATGGTGGTTGATGGACAATCACAGGAACATATTCGTGAACTGATGGAAGAAGAAATTGCTGCGATGGAAGACAGACATGAGCTTGGGGCGAAAATTTTTACACAAGCTGGTACATATGCACCTACACTCGGGGTACTCGGTGCCGTAATGGGATTGGTATCGGCACTTGGCCACTTAGACGATATTTCATTGCTTGGTAAATCCATTTCGGCGGCATTTATTGCTACTTTGTTCGGTATTTTTACGGGGTATGTCATGTGGCATCCATTTGCCAATAAATTAAAGCGTAAATCAGAGCAGGAAGCCAGAATGAAATCGATTATGTTAGAAGGCTTGCTGGCTGTTCAGGAAGGTCTTCCAGTACGTATAGTAGAAGAGAAATTACTGACGTATTTACCTGCTAAAGATCGCGTTCTTGTGCAGGAAGAAAAAACAAGAGAAGGTGTTCGCGTTGAAGCGTAA
- the motB gene encoding flagellar motor protein MotB: protein MKRKKKHEDHVNESWLIPYADILTLLLALFIVLFAASEVDSQKFKEISESFNNELQGGTGILDEEAAIEIMTDTSKISKLDEIKPETGVKSVAEITLEQDLKELGELRGKIEVYIKDKGLSTKIETALTSKGLVLKIKEGVLYPSGSADINEESRTIAVEISNLLVTDLPRNIYIDGHTDNIPANSEEFPSNWELSAARAINFMKILLENKKLDPKVFSATGYGEYRPITSNDTPQGRAENRRVEVLISPYKQETNH from the coding sequence TTGAAGCGTAAGAAAAAACATGAAGATCATGTTAATGAATCATGGCTGATTCCTTATGCCGATATTTTGACGCTATTACTCGCTCTTTTCATCGTATTGTTTGCGGCAAGTGAAGTCGATTCACAGAAATTCAAGGAAATCTCAGAGTCATTTAATAATGAGCTCCAAGGTGGGACAGGCATTCTGGACGAAGAAGCGGCTATCGAAATTATGACTGATACGTCCAAAATCTCCAAACTGGATGAGATTAAACCTGAAACTGGAGTGAAATCAGTAGCTGAAATAACCCTTGAGCAGGACCTTAAAGAACTCGGGGAACTCAGGGGGAAAATTGAAGTTTACATAAAAGACAAGGGATTATCTACAAAAATTGAAACAGCTCTGACAAGCAAAGGGTTGGTGTTGAAGATAAAAGAAGGTGTACTTTATCCTTCGGGTAGTGCGGATATAAACGAAGAATCAAGAACGATTGCGGTTGAGATTTCAAATTTACTGGTTACAGACCTACCACGGAACATTTATATTGATGGTCATACGGATAATATTCCGGCTAATTCAGAAGAGTTTCCATCAAACTGGGAATTGAGCGCTGCAAGGGCTATCAATTTCATGAAAATACTACTGGAAAATAAAAAGTTAGATCCGAAAGTATTCAGTGCAACCGGATACGGTGAGTACCGACCGATTACTTCAAATGACACTCCACAAGGCAGAGCAGAAAACCGCCGTGTGGAAGTTTTGATATCACCATACAAGCAAGAAACTAACCACTGA
- a CDS encoding flagellar basal body-associated FliL family protein — protein sequence MGKMKVLVILFFAIILFGGGAMFFLKEEVMGKENEKEKEISAEELVEMSVDTDVITTNLASANNFAIVQFNILLSSKETKEEAEKRKPEVRAAIISTVAGFTKDELIGKEGIVKLEKELSTKLESIVETGEVERVLVTEFKLQ from the coding sequence ATGGGGAAAATGAAAGTTTTAGTCATCCTCTTCTTCGCTATCATTTTATTTGGCGGGGGAGCCATGTTTTTTTTGAAAGAAGAAGTAATGGGCAAGGAAAATGAAAAGGAAAAAGAAATTTCAGCAGAAGAACTGGTTGAAATGAGTGTTGACACCGACGTCATCACAACCAATCTAGCATCCGCCAACAATTTTGCGATTGTTCAGTTCAATATTTTGTTAAGTAGCAAGGAAACGAAAGAAGAGGCGGAAAAACGTAAACCTGAAGTACGCGCAGCCATCATTTCCACTGTTGCTGGCTTTACAAAGGACGAGTTAATTGGCAAGGAAGGCATTGTCAAACTTGAAAAGGAACTATCTACAAAACTTGAAAGTATTGTGGAAACAGGAGAAGTCGAACGGGTATTGGTAACGGAATTTAAATTACAATAA
- a CDS encoding flagellar operon protein: MQSGQLDNCRICGKLFLREHTDYCLSCYKKTEDDFKLVADFLTDEKNRFATIEEVSIETDVSLKQVADFIRDGRIFAEDYPNLGYRCAHCSKKIKRQLLCDECFNQFSSEINQTLKRENLQNEIRNKQNKQPTKVNTPQYWQLKK, translated from the coding sequence ATGCAATCAGGTCAATTGGATAACTGCAGGATTTGTGGCAAATTGTTTCTCAGAGAGCATACAGATTATTGCTTGAGCTGTTACAAAAAAACTGAGGACGATTTCAAACTGGTTGCCGACTTTTTAACAGACGAGAAAAATCGTTTTGCTACGATTGAAGAAGTAAGCATAGAAACGGATGTTTCATTGAAACAGGTTGCTGATTTCATTCGTGACGGTCGGATATTTGCGGAGGACTACCCGAACCTGGGTTACCGCTGTGCGCATTGTAGTAAAAAGATAAAAAGACAGTTGTTATGTGACGAGTGTTTCAATCAATTCTCATCTGAAATCAATCAAACCTTGAAAAGAGAAAATCTCCAAAATGAGATTAGAAATAAACAAAATAAACAACCGACAAAAGTGAACACGCCACAATATTGGCAGTTAAAGAAATGA
- the flgM gene encoding flagellar biosynthesis anti-sigma factor FlgM produces the protein MNIDKTTGSSFIQSYQKRMQVSQVGKTRPLQKEDQLQISNQAKELFEKNTEIDLDRQEKISTLKARIQSGEYQIHNDKVADKIYQFWFDK, from the coding sequence ATGAATATCGATAAGACGACAGGTTCTTCCTTTATTCAATCTTATCAAAAACGAATGCAGGTCTCCCAAGTTGGCAAAACGAGACCATTGCAAAAAGAAGACCAGCTTCAAATTTCAAATCAAGCAAAAGAGTTATTTGAAAAGAACACCGAAATAGATTTAGACAGACAAGAAAAAATCAGCACATTAAAGGCACGAATTCAGTCAGGTGAGTATCAAATTCACAATGATAAAGTGGCAGATAAAATCTATCAATTTTGGTTTGATAAATAG
- a CDS encoding flagellar protein FlgN, with amino-acid sequence MLQLITTLKELMVILEKLINLAERKKVVLVERKVDELNQLVQEEAKIIKQLNQVDQEREQLVESVMQNHPSLSFSQFVEQLPDELTRKNLQSKLKTLQQLMMELHDINKVNESLIEDSVNFVQHMIEHITKSKQQHFNYQSPIGQQKSQTSNRGFFDTKA; translated from the coding sequence ATGCTTCAGTTAATCACGACGCTAAAAGAATTGATGGTAATACTGGAAAAACTCATCAACTTGGCGGAACGAAAGAAAGTTGTTTTAGTCGAACGAAAAGTGGACGAGTTGAATCAACTGGTACAAGAGGAAGCAAAGATTATAAAACAGCTCAATCAAGTAGATCAGGAGCGTGAACAGCTGGTTGAAAGTGTGATGCAAAATCATCCTTCTCTTAGTTTCAGTCAATTTGTAGAACAACTTCCAGATGAACTTACGAGGAAAAATCTACAATCAAAATTGAAAACATTACAACAGCTCATGATGGAGCTGCATGATATAAATAAAGTAAATGAGTCACTAATTGAAGACTCAGTGAATTTTGTTCAACATATGATCGAACACATTACTAAGTCAAAACAACAACACTTCAATTATCAATCTCCTATAGGTCAACAAAAATCACAAACAAGCAATCGGGGCTTTTTCGATACAAAAGCTTGA